The sequence AAAGAAGCTTTTAACCCCAAGGCCTTGGATGATTATCAACAAAAATATAAAGAAAAGAAAATCAATCAACTAAAGAAGAGAATCGCTCAACTTGAAGCTGCTTGAAAAAAGAAGTTATATAAGAGGTTGGCATCTGGAATTTAGAATTCTTTCTTCTGTCTTCTGTCTTCTGACTTCTCAAACTTTTTTGTACTTTTAGAAAAACTTTCCACCCATGCGTCGTCCCAGGATGAAATTCCATATCAGCTATCAGTTAATCGTCTGGGCATTGGTTACAATCGCCATTATCCTGGCCGGTGGTTTCCTGATCATTTCTTACATTTACAAGCTGCAGGACGAAACCAACCTGCTGATCCAGCAAAATATCAGAAGTTCCAAATCAGCCCAGGAACTTAAATTATCATTATACGATATCCGTGCCGCTTCCCTGACTTATCTTTTCGACAGAAGCCCGGAGCGAATAGCCACACTGCAGAATAAACAAAATGAATTTATCCTTTTGCTCGAAATAGCAAAGGCATCTGCTAATACAGATGAAGAGAATATCCTGATCCAGCAAATTTCCGCCTTGTTCTCCAATTACCAGCAAACTCTCAGGAATGCGCTTGAACTTCACCGTATGGGCAGGATATCACAACCTAATGCTTTGATCGTGCATGCCAGCCAGAATCTTATTAACACCATCGAGGAGAAAACCGACAGTTTTATCGCCACGAATGAAAGTGCACAGGCTGCATACGAAAGGAGTATCCAGCTGAATGACGATATTATACGGACAGCCATGTATGCTTTGGGCAGCAGCGGGATAATCCTCGGCCTGATCCTCGGCTGGCTTATTGCCCGGATCATCCTCAATCCCATTTACAAACTGGTGCTCAAGGTGAGGGATGCCGCAGGGAGTGAAGTGGTGGAACACATCAAGATGTCGCCCGGAAAAGAACTGGAAGAACTTGACCTGCACATCAACCGGCTGATCGGGAGGATCAACCAGGCCCATGAGGATTTGCAGAAGAACCGTGAATTGCTGGAGCGTTCCAGCAAGCTGGCAGCTATAGGCAAGATTGCCCCTGCACTGGCCCATGAGATCCGCAACCCTCTCACTGCAATCAAAATGCTGATATACGCCATGATGCAGGAACCTGGCATCAGCAAGGATAAACTGCACGACCTGGAGATCATCACCCATGAGATCGACCGGGTTGAAGGTTTTCTGCAGAATTTCCTCAAATATGCCCGCCCGGCTAAACCCCAGATGCAGATGGTCAGTATCGTTCCGGTTATCAAAGAAACCTTGCAATTGATGCAACCCCGGTTCAGGCAGAGCAATATCAGGCTGACTGAAAACCATGAGCATGAAAATCTCCGGATCAAAGCCGATCCTGACATGATCAAACAAATTGTCATGAATCTGGTGTTGAATGCCATTGAATCTATGGGGCAGGACGGCGAGCTGAGTTTTACTACACAGGTAAAAGCAGATGATCCGGAAAATCAGTTGTTTCAGATTTGCATCAGCGATACAGGATCGGGCATTCCTGACGACATCAAGGATTCCCTTTTTGATCCGTTCGTAAAAGGCAAAGACCAGGGGGTCGGGCTTGGATTGTCAATTTCACAGCGGATTGCTGAACTGCATCACGGATGGATCAGCGCTGCCAACAATTCCGGCAAGGGCGCCACTTTCACGATTCATTTGCCAATGAATAGATAAATGAAGGACATTAAAAAGATTTTGATCGTTGACGATGAGGAAAGCGTCAGGTATTCTTTCCGGAAGCTTTTCCGGGAGCCTGGATGTGAGATTGTCGAAGCTGCCAACGGGCTGGAGGCGCTTTCAGTTATTAAAAAAGAGTTGCCCGACCTGGTGCTGATGGATATCGAGATGCCAGGCCTTAACGGGCTTGATGCTATCCAACGGGTCAAAGCCATGAATCCCCAATTGCCTGTGATCATCATAACCGCATTTGGGACGACGGAACGGGTGATCGCGGCGATGAAATACGGCGCTTATGAATACCTGGAAAAGCCTTTCGATGTTGGCAGATTAAAGGAAGTCATTACGGAAGCCCTTGAGATGAAAAGGCTTTCAGATAAAGATAACAGCATGGAGATCCATCCTCTCGATACCCATACAGGGGAGCAAATCGTCGGGATGAGCCCTGCCATCAAGGAAGTTTACAAGATGATCGGCCGGGTGGCCGCCAGCGATGTAAGCGTTTTGCTCAGCGGTGAAAGCGGGACCGGCAAGGAACTGGTGGCTAAAGCCATTCACCGCTACAGCGACAGGTCAGACAAGCCGTTCATCGCCATCAATTGTGCCGCTATCCCGGATACCCTGCTTGAAAGTGAGCTCTTCGGCTTCGAAAAAGGGTCCTTCACCGACGCCTCGCACATGAAGGAAGGAAAATTTGAAATGGCTGACAAAGGAACTTTGTTCCTCGATGAAGTGGCCGATATGAGCCTGTCATTGCAGGCCAAGCTGTTGCGGGTTTTGCAGGAAGGTACGTTCGAGCGCATCGGCAGCAACAAAGTTATCAAGGTGAATGTCAGGGTGATTTCAGCTACTAATAAAAACCTCGAAAATGCCATTGCACAGAAAACCTTCCGGGAAGATCTTTACTACAGGCTGAAGGTCATTACCATAACCCTGCCCCCTTTGCGGATGCACACGGAAGATATCCCCCTTTTGACCAACTATTTCCTTTCGAGGCATTGCCAGGAGATGAAGAAACCGATGGTCACGGTTCCCCCGGAGACCATGGACGGGCTGTTGAAATATTCCTGGCCGGGGAATGTGCGCGAGTTGGAAAACCTTCTTAAAAGAGCCTTGCTGCTCAGCAAGAGCAATGTGATCACCCCTGACCTCATCTCCGCGGAGATCAATTCCACAGCAACAGTTTTGCCAGGGGTAAGTGCAAAAAACCGTTCCTCACTGCTGCCGGATAAACTCGATGAATACGAAGGCCGGCTTTTCAAGCACGTTATTGACCAGGTCGAGAAAGAATTAATCGAAAAATCGCTGGGCTGTATGAAAGGCAACCAGGTGAAAACAGCAAAACTGCTGGGCATCAGCCGCGCCATGCTTCATGAAAGGATGGAGAAATTCGGATTACTGTCTGAATAAAATACAACCTGCCTGATTTTGTTGCACAAAAGTTTGATCCCAAATTCCAAATTTCAAATTTCAAATTTCTTTTACGCTGTATTTCAATCATTTATAGACGATGTTAGAAGTCTGGCACGCTGTTTGATCAATGGGTGCCGTCCAATCATTTTGATTGAAAATAATGTTTAACTAATAAATAGGAGAATCAAAAAATGAAAAGAAATGTAATGTTAACCCTCGCCTCCCTCGCTGCTATGGCATTCCTGTTCACCAGTTGCGCCAAGCTTCCCGAAATGGAGATGACAAATGCAAAAGCTGCTGTTGAAGCTGCTAAAGCTGCTGAAGCTGACCGTTATGTACCTGCTGAATACAGGGCTGTTCAGGATTCATTGAATGTTGCTATGACCGAAGTTGAGAACCAGAAATCAAAATTCGTTCTCTTCAGAAGCTACAAAAAAGTTACTGTAAAGCTTAACAACGTTGTTACCCTCGCGAATACTGTGAAGGAAAACGCAGGTATCAAAAAAGAAGAAGTTAAGAACCAGGCTCAGCAAACCCTCGCCGAAGCCACCACCTTGGTAGCCGAAGTAAAGGAACTGATCTTGAAAGCCCCTAAAGGCAAAGAAGGTAAAGAAGCCCTCGAAGCCATCCAGAGTGATTTAGCTCTCGTTGAAGCTTCCTTAGCTGAAGTTTCCACCCTGATCAACAATGGTGATTACCTGACTGCTCTTGATAAGGTTAAGGCTGCCAACGACAAGGCCGCTTCCCTCAAAGCCGAGCTGGAAGAAGCTATTGCCAAGAAAACTATGAAGAAGTAATATTCTGAACTTTTCGGCACGATAAAAGTTCTAAATTTGTATCGAAATTGTTAAGCCGGAAAATACTTAAAACCGATAATATATCGTTTTAGCTGGAGACCCCGGTCATGCATGCGCATCCCGGGGTCTTTGGCGATAATACCAGAGATAAAATGAGCAGAAGGAGCAAAATAAAAATTCGAAGGGTTTTAATAGCCTTTATGGCATTTTGCGTCCTGATAGCCATGGTGATGGGCATTCTGCTTGTTTCTTCCGCTAAACCACCCATTGACTCCATCAACCAATGCCAAACAGAGATCAGTCGGGCACGAGAAGTCGAAGCCGATAAATATGCCCCCCATGTACTGGTTTCAGCTGAAGGCACCTGTCAGTTGGCTATGAATGAATGGAAATACCAGAATGACCGCTTGTTCTTCATCAGGGACTATGGGCAAATGCTCGGACTGGCCAAAGAAGCCACGGATAAGGCCAGGGAAGCCGCTGAATTGGCTCTTCATATCAAAGATTCCCTTCATTCCGGTCTGAGTTCAAAACTGGATGCCGTCAGCTATAAGCTTAATCACTTCGATGAATATTATGCCCATCTCCCCTTAAGCGGCACTACGAGGCAGAATTTCACCTCCGCCAAACTGCGATACATGGAGTCGAAAGAAGCTTATGAAAGAGGTGATTATAACCAGGTCGGTATAAACCTCGATGTCGCCAGCCAACTTATCACTAAATCGGTCGCAGAAGCGCATCGTTACCTTTCCAATTACTTTGAAGGTCTTTCAAAATGGCGCCGGTGGGCAGATGAAACACTGGCCTGGTCAAGGAATAATAATGCAAATGTCATCATCATCGATAAATTCGCCCAAAAATGCTATGTTTACAATAATGGTAAACTGAAAAAGGAATTTAATGCCGAACTGGGCCCCCATTGGATCGGCACAAAGCAATACAGGGGCGATAAAGCAACACCTGAAGGCCGCTATCATATCACCAAAAAGAAAACACGCCACGAAACCAAATACTATAAAGCCCTTCTGATCAATTATCCGAACGACGAAGATAAAGCTCGGTATAGCGCCAATGTCAAGAAAGGAAATATTCCCAGAAGAGGAATCGGAAACCTGATTGAAATTCATGGCGGTGGCGGGAGAGGGATTAACTGGACCGATGGTTGTATTGCCCTGACCAATGACGAAATGGACAGGTTATTCGAACTTGTGAGTGCCGGCACACCGGTCACCATTGTGGGCTCGTTAAGAAGCCTGCAGGAAATCAACGGTTTTTAACCTATCTTTGAATCTCAATTTTTTAAACCATGCAGGACAGGACAGTGCAATGGGATGTCACAAATGAAGCGCGAGTGAAAAAGGACAGACCTTCTGCGGGTCGCACCTTTTTAAAAGTATTTCTTGCTTTTATTATGGCAATAGGCCTCTCTATTTTACTCTCCTGGCCTGTTGTCCGAAATTTTAATAAAATCCAGGAAATAGCCCTTCATTTTAAGCCTAAAGCTGAGTTGCAGTCTACGGCTACCCGAATTGGGCTGGGGAATTTAAAAACTTACCAGGAATCGCTGGACAAAGATCTTGCAGGAATTCAGAAAAAACTCTCCGTCTTTTTACCAAAAGGGCCTTTTCTGATTATAAATACATCGGCAAACAATTTCCGGCTGATGAATGAAGCTAAAGTCCTGCGGGAAGGAGTGTGCTCTACCGGCAGTTATACCATTTTGCAGGCCGGAGACAATAAGCAATGGATATTCAAGACCCCGCGCGGCATGTTCAAGATATTAAACAAGGTCAATGACCCTGTCTGGAAAAAACCTGATTGGGCTTTTATTGAAGAGGGTTTACCGGTTCCTTCGGCCAATCATCCGTCAAGATATGAATATGGTGTTCTTGGCGACCACTCCATGATCCTCGGCGATGGTTATATGATCCACGGAACACTTTATAAAAGATTCCTCGGTATGCCGGTTACCCATGGATGTGTCAGGATGGGTGATGCCGACCTTGAAGAAGTTTTTAAAACCATGCAAATCGGGTCAAAAGTTTATATTTATTAATCAAGGGAAACCCATGAATTCAATAGGCTCGTTTTTCAAATGGTTTGGCCGCAACCGGAGGATTCAGGTAATCTTTATTATCCTGGTTCTTTCCCTCCCCTTATTCCTTATTATTTATGGAATTATTCTTCCTGTGAGGAATTATAAACCGTCTCCTGCTTCTTCGACTGTCGCAATGGGATCAACCGATACAACGGGTATTGCCAGTGTCCGGATTGATGATGCCCAGCTGGCAGAGGTGAGAACGATTATCCGGAAGGAAAATGAAAAGGCATTTCAAAAAAACAGGCTTTCCCTGGCTGAAAAAGATTCCATCTACATGGTCCTTGACCTGCCCGATAGCCTGCTCATCCTTGAAATCAAAGGTGTAGCGGTTAAAAAGACTAAAATACTGGATATGGAGATCAGTAACCGGTTTGCCCTGATCCCCCACGAAAACCTCCTGCCCTGGATATCTGAGCCTTTTACCCTTGCGCGTGATCTGTCCACTATTCCAAAATCACCTATCGTTATAAAACAAGCCCCCAAAGATACCATCGAAGCAGCTAAAACTTCAAGTGCGCCCCAGCTGCCAGATTCCACAGGTGTATTTTATACATTTTATTTCGACCGAAACCTGTTAGTGGAAGTTGAACAAGCTAATCCTCCTGAAGAAGACGTCATGGAGAGGGTCAAAGCTTATCGCTCCATCAAAAGGAAAGAATCGACCCGCTCTGTAATTCATATGCTTAAAAAACCGCAGCAGAATGACCAGCCCATGATGATTAAACTGGTTGTAAGTGATGTCGATGCACGTGCCATGTACCGTGCCGTACCTACAAAAACGCACCTGATCCTGAAACTGTAACAAGTCTGGTAGGGAACATTGTTATATTCAAAAAATCTTTATCTTTAATCGCTTTTTGGATATAAAACCCAGTGATCACGAAAAACCTACCACTTTGTTCCGAATAGAGTCAAAAATCGACATCCAGTCCGCGGAGTTTAAGCAAAATAAAGCGCAGTTTCTGCGAATCCTTGAAGAATACCGGACAATCCTCAAACAAGTCAGGCATGGTGCACCGCCCAAGGCCATCGAAAGGCACAAGCAGCGGGGAAAACTATTGGCCCGTGAGCGGATCGACCTGCTGATCGACCCGAACACACCGTTCCTGGAACTGTCACCGCTGGCAGCTTATGGTGAATATGACAACCAATTCCCTTCTGCCGGGATCATTACCGGAATAGGCGTCATCGAAGGCAGGGAAGCCTTGATCATTGCCAATGATGCGACAATCAAAGGCGGCACTTATGTGAAGGAAACCATCAAGAAGCATGTCAGGGCCCAGCAGATTGCTATGGAGAACCATCTTCCCTGTGTTTATATGGTTGACTCGGGGGGCATATTTCTCCCCGAGCAATCAAAGGTATTTGCCGATCGTTTCCACTTCGGCCGCTTTTTCTACAACCAGGCCAGGCTCTCAGCCATGGGCGTTCCCCAGATCGCCTGTGTGATGGGCTTCTGCACGGCCGGCGGTGCCTATGTGCCTGCCATGAGCGATGAAACCATCATTGTCAAGGAGCAGGGAACGATTTATATCGGCGGGCCTCCGCTGGTCAAGGCTGCAACAGGTGAAGTGGTCACCCCGGAAGAATTAGGCGGCGCTTATGTGCATACTTCCATCTCCGGCGTTGCCGACTACCTCGCTGAAAACGACCGCCACGCCATCCAGATATGCCGCAATATCTTCCAGACCCTCGAGAAAAAGGAAAAACAGGTCCTCAATACAGTTCCTATCGAAGAACCCTATTACGATCCTGAAGAACTTTACGGCATCGCTCCCATCGATTTTAAAAAACCGGTTGATTCGCGCGAAATCATAGCCCGGATTGTTGACGGCAGCCGTTTCCAGGAATTCAAGGCCCGTTACGCCCCTACGCTGGTCACAGGCTTTGCTAACATCATGGGCTATCCAGTAGGTATTTTGGCTAACAACGGGGTGCTGTTTTCCGAATCATCCCTGAAAGGAGCACACTTCATCGAGCTTTGCACTTCACGGAATGTTCCTATTTTATTTCTGCAGAACATTACCGGCTTCATGATCGGGAAACAATATGAACATGGCGGTATCGCAAAGGATGGCGCCAAGTTCGTCCATGCCGTGGCCAATGCTGAAGTGCCCAAGTTCACGGTTATCTTCGGCGGTTCTTTCGGCGCCGGCAATTACGCGATGGCCGGCCGGGGATATGATCCCAGGCTGCTATTCATGTGGCCCAACTCCCGGATTTCGGTCATGGGCGGTGAACAGGCTTCCGACGTTCTGATCCAGGTGAAGGAAGAACAGCTTAGAGCACAGGGCAAAGAGATGGACCCGGTGGAACGTGAAAAATTACGCGCGGAAATCCTCAAGAAATACGACCAAGAAGGTTCTCCATACTTCAGCACCTCGCGTTTGTGGGATGATGGTATTATCGACCCGGCGGATACGCGGAAATATATTGCTATGGGCATTGCCGCTTCCCTGAATCTTAAGTTCCCGGAGACGAAGTACGGAGTGTTCAGAATGTAATGTTGAATGTTAAATTTTGAATGTTGAATTAGGGATAGTATAAAATATGACTACTTAATGACCATTTTATGACTAATTATTCCACGATAGAATTCGAGCAGCAGAACGACCTGGGAATCATCTGGCTTAACCGACCTGAGATTCATAATGCGTTTAATGAGGTCATGATCCGGGAACTGATCGATTGCTTTGAAGCAGTCAATTTGATGGAAGATATCCGGATCGTGATTCTCCGCGGCAGGGGGAAGTCGTTCTGTGCCGGCGCCGACCTGAACTGGATGCGGAGTGTGGCCAATTACAGCTTCGAGCAAAATTTCAAAGAAAGCCTGAATCTGTCGAAATGCTTATACATTATCTATACCTGCAAAAAACCCACTATTGCAGTGGTTCACGGCGCTGCCATCGGCGGGGCCAACGGTCTGCTGGCCTCATGCGACTTTGCTTATGCCGACGACAATACGACGTTCTCGCTCAGTGAAGTAAAGATCGGCATAGTGCCTGCCTGCATATCACCTTATGTAACCAAGCGGGTTGGAGAATATGGTTCCCGTGAACTTATGCTCACCGGTCGCAGGATCAAAGGCAAGGAAGCGGAGCATTTCCGGCTGATCAATAAATCGCTACCCTCTGATGAATTGGAAAACTATGTCAATTCAGTAGTTGAACTGCTGCGCACCAGCGGCCCGAAAGCCATGTCGCAGTGCAAAAACCTGATCTTCAACATCAGCAATCTGGAAACGCTGGAACAGGCATTGGAATCGACAGCCAGGATGATAGCCGGGATCCGCGCGTCGAAAGAAGGACAGGAAGGGATGGCGGCTTTTTTAGAGAAGAGGAAACCGAAATGGTAAAATAGATAATTTTGAAAGTACAAGTATGAATCTTTTTCGTAAAATACTAATTGCTAACCGGGGAGAAATCGCGGTGCGCGTTATCCGTGCGGTTCAGGACCTGGGCATCCGGGCGGTGGCCATTCATTCTGAAGCGGATGCATATGCCCTCCACGTTCGCATGGCCGATGAAGCCTACAGCCTGGGTGGAAACGACCTGGCCGATACTTATCTTAACATTGAAAAGATCGTTGGCATCGCAAAAACCTGCGGGGCCGGGGCAATTCATCCCGGGTACGGTTTCTTGTCGGAGAACTCTAAATTTGTTAAAGCCTGCGATGATGCAGGGATTGTTTTCATCGGACCCAATGCCCGTGCGATGAAACTCATGGGCAACAAAATTGAGTCGAGGGAAGCATTGAAAGACTCCGGCATCCCCATGACTGCAGGCATTACGGGAGATATTAAATCCTTATTGAAAAGAGCCGGTGAGATCCCCTTCCCCGTCATGATCAAAGCAGCAGCCGGCGGGGGCGGCAAAGGGATGCGCATCGTGCACGATGCCGGCAACCTGGCCGAACTGCTCGAAAGCACCAGCCGGGAGGCTAAATCTTACTTCGGCGACGGGACAGTCTTTATCGAAAAGTATATCGAAGAACCGCGGCACATTGAAATCCAGGTGCTGGGCGATAATTATGGCAATGTCATCCATCTCTTCGAAAGGGAATGTTCCATCCAGCGAAGACATCAAAAAATAATCGAAGAATCGCCCTCTCCCACCTTGACCCCCGAGATCAGGCGGAAAATGGGTGAGACGGCCGTAAGGATAGCAAAAACCATCGGTTATAACAATGCCGGGACTGTGGAATTCCTGGTGGATAAAGATCTCAACTTCTATTTCCTGGAGATGAACACCCGTGTCCAGGTTGAACATCCTGTTACGGAAATGGTTACCGGCATCGATATTGTCAAGGAACAGATCTACATTGCGGCTGGCAAAAAACTTGACATTGAGCAGGAATCTGTCACGCAGCACGGGCATGCGATCGAGTGCCGTATTTACGCTGAAGACCCTGCAAATAACTTCCTTCCCTCACCGGGAAATATGTCTTATTACCTGGAGTCCGAAGGTGAAGGCATACGTGTCGATACCGGTATCATGGAAGCAACCACTATT comes from Bacteroidales bacterium and encodes:
- a CDS encoding ATP-binding protein, coding for MRRPRMKFHISYQLIVWALVTIAIILAGGFLIISYIYKLQDETNLLIQQNIRSSKSAQELKLSLYDIRAASLTYLFDRSPERIATLQNKQNEFILLLEIAKASANTDEENILIQQISALFSNYQQTLRNALELHRMGRISQPNALIVHASQNLINTIEEKTDSFIATNESAQAAYERSIQLNDDIIRTAMYALGSSGIILGLILGWLIARIILNPIYKLVLKVRDAAGSEVVEHIKMSPGKELEELDLHINRLIGRINQAHEDLQKNRELLERSSKLAAIGKIAPALAHEIRNPLTAIKMLIYAMMQEPGISKDKLHDLEIITHEIDRVEGFLQNFLKYARPAKPQMQMVSIVPVIKETLQLMQPRFRQSNIRLTENHEHENLRIKADPDMIKQIVMNLVLNAIESMGQDGELSFTTQVKADDPENQLFQICISDTGSGIPDDIKDSLFDPFVKGKDQGVGLGLSISQRIAELHHGWISAANNSGKGATFTIHLPMNR
- a CDS encoding sigma-54 dependent transcriptional regulator, which codes for MKDIKKILIVDDEESVRYSFRKLFREPGCEIVEAANGLEALSVIKKELPDLVLMDIEMPGLNGLDAIQRVKAMNPQLPVIIITAFGTTERVIAAMKYGAYEYLEKPFDVGRLKEVITEALEMKRLSDKDNSMEIHPLDTHTGEQIVGMSPAIKEVYKMIGRVAASDVSVLLSGESGTGKELVAKAIHRYSDRSDKPFIAINCAAIPDTLLESELFGFEKGSFTDASHMKEGKFEMADKGTLFLDEVADMSLSLQAKLLRVLQEGTFERIGSNKVIKVNVRVISATNKNLENAIAQKTFREDLYYRLKVITITLPPLRMHTEDIPLLTNYFLSRHCQEMKKPMVTVPPETMDGLLKYSWPGNVRELENLLKRALLLSKSNVITPDLISAEINSTATVLPGVSAKNRSSLLPDKLDEYEGRLFKHVIDQVEKELIEKSLGCMKGNQVKTAKLLGISRAMLHERMEKFGLLSE
- a CDS encoding L,D-transpeptidase gives rise to the protein MSRRSKIKIRRVLIAFMAFCVLIAMVMGILLVSSAKPPIDSINQCQTEISRAREVEADKYAPHVLVSAEGTCQLAMNEWKYQNDRLFFIRDYGQMLGLAKEATDKAREAAELALHIKDSLHSGLSSKLDAVSYKLNHFDEYYAHLPLSGTTRQNFTSAKLRYMESKEAYERGDYNQVGINLDVASQLITKSVAEAHRYLSNYFEGLSKWRRWADETLAWSRNNNANVIIIDKFAQKCYVYNNGKLKKEFNAELGPHWIGTKQYRGDKATPEGRYHITKKKTRHETKYYKALLINYPNDEDKARYSANVKKGNIPRRGIGNLIEIHGGGGRGINWTDGCIALTNDEMDRLFELVSAGTPVTIVGSLRSLQEINGF
- a CDS encoding L,D-transpeptidase, which translates into the protein MKKDRPSAGRTFLKVFLAFIMAIGLSILLSWPVVRNFNKIQEIALHFKPKAELQSTATRIGLGNLKTYQESLDKDLAGIQKKLSVFLPKGPFLIINTSANNFRLMNEAKVLREGVCSTGSYTILQAGDNKQWIFKTPRGMFKILNKVNDPVWKKPDWAFIEEGLPVPSANHPSRYEYGVLGDHSMILGDGYMIHGTLYKRFLGMPVTHGCVRMGDADLEEVFKTMQIGSKVYIY
- a CDS encoding acyl-CoA carboxylase subunit beta, with product MFRIESKIDIQSAEFKQNKAQFLRILEEYRTILKQVRHGAPPKAIERHKQRGKLLARERIDLLIDPNTPFLELSPLAAYGEYDNQFPSAGIITGIGVIEGREALIIANDATIKGGTYVKETIKKHVRAQQIAMENHLPCVYMVDSGGIFLPEQSKVFADRFHFGRFFYNQARLSAMGVPQIACVMGFCTAGGAYVPAMSDETIIVKEQGTIYIGGPPLVKAATGEVVTPEELGGAYVHTSISGVADYLAENDRHAIQICRNIFQTLEKKEKQVLNTVPIEEPYYDPEELYGIAPIDFKKPVDSREIIARIVDGSRFQEFKARYAPTLVTGFANIMGYPVGILANNGVLFSESSLKGAHFIELCTSRNVPILFLQNITGFMIGKQYEHGGIAKDGAKFVHAVANAEVPKFTVIFGGSFGAGNYAMAGRGYDPRLLFMWPNSRISVMGGEQASDVLIQVKEEQLRAQGKEMDPVEREKLRAEILKKYDQEGSPYFSTSRLWDDGIIDPADTRKYIAMGIAASLNLKFPETKYGVFRM
- a CDS encoding enoyl-CoA hydratase-related protein, with the translated sequence MTNYSTIEFEQQNDLGIIWLNRPEIHNAFNEVMIRELIDCFEAVNLMEDIRIVILRGRGKSFCAGADLNWMRSVANYSFEQNFKESLNLSKCLYIIYTCKKPTIAVVHGAAIGGANGLLASCDFAYADDNTTFSLSEVKIGIVPACISPYVTKRVGEYGSRELMLTGRRIKGKEAEHFRLINKSLPSDELENYVNSVVELLRTSGPKAMSQCKNLIFNISNLETLEQALESTARMIAGIRASKEGQEGMAAFLEKRKPKW
- a CDS encoding acetyl-CoA carboxylase biotin carboxylase subunit is translated as MNLFRKILIANRGEIAVRVIRAVQDLGIRAVAIHSEADAYALHVRMADEAYSLGGNDLADTYLNIEKIVGIAKTCGAGAIHPGYGFLSENSKFVKACDDAGIVFIGPNARAMKLMGNKIESREALKDSGIPMTAGITGDIKSLLKRAGEIPFPVMIKAAAGGGGKGMRIVHDAGNLAELLESTSREAKSYFGDGTVFIEKYIEEPRHIEIQVLGDNYGNVIHLFERECSIQRRHQKIIEESPSPTLTPEIRRKMGETAVRIAKTIGYNNAGTVEFLVDKDLNFYFLEMNTRVQVEHPVTEMVTGIDIVKEQIYIAAGKKLDIEQESVTQHGHAIECRIYAEDPANNFLPSPGNMSYYLESEGEGIRVDTGIMEATTIHSFYDPLICKLIIWDENREDARNKMIRALDEFIIHGIRTNIGYLKHLLKHPAYIRNQISTKYCDEHTTDLVTAIQADKEAVPIHIPGLAYYLYDFNCRPEPDINTGHDIWNHISYWRDIMELEGQVEGKPFHFSVESIKKGTYHITGSDGRHEAHVRICGEGYLEMILDEKQLEFYISTDEDGNGYVSYQGFIFRVNRNDLLLKNQEILGSFDSGGGKNDGKIISPMPGKVIKVNVKEGDEVKKGATLLIVEAMKMENYIAAPTDGVVEQVNVKVGEMVNSSTRLVQLKAIELN